In Rhizobium sp. ARZ01, a genomic segment contains:
- the gltX gene encoding glutamate--tRNA ligase: protein MNTSATNAPVRVRIAPSPTGEPHVGTAYIALFNYLFAKKHNGTFILRIEDTDATRSTPEFETKVLDALKWCGLEWAEGPDVGGLYGPYRQSDRKHIYLDYVRKIEANGHGFRCFCTPERLERMREAQRAEGKQPKYDGLCLNLTAEEVTKRVEAGEPHVVRMKIPTEGSCKFVDGVYGEVEIPWESVDMQVLLKADGMPTYHMANVVDDHLMKITHVARGEEWLASVPKHILIYQYLGLEPPVFMHLSLMRNADKSKLSKRKNPTSISYYTALGYMPEALMNFLGLFFIQIAEGEELMTMDELAAKFDPDNLSKSGAIFDIQKLDWLNGRWLREKLSEEEFAARVLTWAMENDRLKEGLKLSQSRITKLGELPDLAGFLLKSDLGLTPEAFAKVKSTPEEILEILNTVQPDLEKIFEWNVESIEAELRAIADRMGKKLKVVLAPLFVAVSGSSRSLPLFDSMAILGRSVVRQRLKVAAQVVASMAGSGK from the coding sequence ATGAACACCTCCGCAACCAACGCCCCCGTACGCGTCCGCATCGCCCCCTCCCCCACCGGCGAGCCGCATGTCGGCACCGCCTACATTGCGCTGTTCAACTACCTGTTCGCCAAGAAGCACAACGGGACGTTCATCCTGCGCATCGAGGACACGGACGCGACCCGCTCGACCCCGGAATTCGAAACGAAGGTGCTGGACGCGCTGAAATGGTGCGGCCTGGAATGGGCGGAAGGCCCTGACGTCGGCGGCCTCTATGGTCCCTACCGCCAGTCCGACCGCAAGCACATCTATCTCGACTACGTCCGCAAGATCGAGGCGAACGGCCACGGCTTCCGCTGCTTCTGCACGCCCGAGCGGCTGGAGCGGATGCGCGAGGCGCAGCGCGCCGAAGGCAAGCAGCCGAAGTATGACGGCCTCTGCCTCAACTTGACGGCCGAGGAAGTGACCAAGCGCGTCGAAGCCGGCGAGCCGCATGTCGTACGCATGAAGATCCCGACCGAGGGTTCCTGCAAGTTCGTCGACGGCGTCTACGGTGAGGTCGAAATCCCGTGGGAGTCGGTGGACATGCAGGTCCTGCTCAAGGCCGACGGCATGCCGACCTATCACATGGCCAACGTCGTCGACGACCATCTGATGAAGATCACCCACGTCGCCCGCGGCGAGGAGTGGCTGGCCTCGGTACCGAAGCACATCCTGATCTACCAGTATCTCGGCCTCGAGCCGCCGGTGTTCATGCACCTGTCGCTGATGCGCAACGCCGACAAATCGAAGCTGTCGAAGCGCAAGAACCCGACCTCGATTTCCTACTACACTGCGCTCGGCTACATGCCGGAGGCGCTGATGAACTTCCTCGGCCTGTTCTTCATCCAGATCGCCGAAGGCGAGGAACTGATGACGATGGACGAGCTTGCCGCAAAGTTCGATCCCGACAACCTGTCTAAGTCCGGCGCGATCTTCGACATCCAGAAGCTCGACTGGCTGAACGGCCGCTGGCTCCGCGAAAAGCTCTCGGAAGAGGAATTCGCAGCCCGGGTGCTGACCTGGGCGATGGAGAACGACCGGCTGAAGGAAGGCCTGAAGCTGTCGCAGTCGCGCATCACCAAGCTCGGCGAGCTGCCGGATCTTGCCGGCTTCCTGCTGAAGTCGGACCTCGGCCTGACGCCCGAGGCTTTCGCCAAGGTGAAGTCGACGCCGGAAGAAATCCTGGAGATCCTCAACACGGTCCAGCCGGACCTGGAGAAGATCTTCGAGTGGAACGTGGAAAGCATCGAAGCGGAACTGCGCGCGATCGCCGACCGCATGGGCAAGAAGCTGAAGGTCGTGCTGGCGCCGCTGTTCGTCGCCGTCTCCGGCTCGTCGCGCTCGTTGCCCCTCTTTGATTCCATGGCCATCCTCGGCCGCTCGGTCGTGCGCCAGCGCCTGAAGGTCGCCGCCCAGGTCGTGGCTTCGATGGCTGGCAGCGGAAAGTAA
- a CDS encoding TetR/AcrR family transcriptional regulator codes for METKLTEACDETCPSVPPGRRAAGEDPVKREQILDGAKRVFMEQGFDAASMNDITRAAGVSKGTIYVYFENKEDLFAELIQRERYRITESARHALDADVTVREALHNFGVLFAKHLTAEYTIKAMRMVIAVNQRMPALACTFLSATPMNPVSVLKGFMDRQVALGALAIDDTELAARQFLELATVGMFKYRLFGTMDTPPPAEEIERIVNSGIKVFLAAYGTERTEAPSARERKGGGLRQ; via the coding sequence ATGGAGACTAAGTTAACGGAAGCCTGCGACGAGACATGCCCCAGCGTCCCACCCGGACGGCGTGCTGCCGGCGAGGACCCGGTCAAGCGCGAGCAGATTCTCGACGGTGCCAAGCGCGTCTTCATGGAACAGGGCTTCGACGCCGCGAGCATGAACGACATTACCCGGGCGGCCGGTGTCTCCAAGGGCACGATCTACGTGTACTTCGAGAACAAGGAAGACCTGTTCGCCGAGCTCATCCAGCGCGAGCGATACCGGATCACCGAGTCTGCGCGTCATGCCCTCGACGCAGATGTGACGGTCAGAGAGGCCCTGCATAACTTTGGCGTTCTCTTCGCCAAGCATTTGACGGCGGAATACACGATCAAGGCGATGCGCATGGTCATTGCCGTAAACCAGCGCATGCCCGCGCTTGCCTGCACCTTCCTTTCGGCAACGCCGATGAACCCGGTTTCGGTGCTGAAAGGCTTCATGGACCGTCAGGTCGCTCTCGGCGCGCTTGCCATCGATGACACCGAGCTCGCAGCCAGGCAGTTCCTGGAACTGGCAACGGTCGGCATGTTCAAGTATCGCCTCTTCGGCACGATGGACACGCCGCCGCCAGCCGAAGAGATCGAACGGATCGTCAACAGCGGCATCAAGGTTTTCCTCGCGGCCTACGGGACTGAACGGACCGAAGCTCCTTCCGCTCGCGAGCGCAAGGGCGGCGGCCTTCGTCAATGA
- a CDS encoding TerC family protein → MDSILVLMQSPEAWIALVTLIVMEVVLGIDNLIFISILTNKLPPENRVAARRIGIGLALVMRLALLGTIAWIVKLTTPVFEAFGHGFSWKDMILIAGGLFLVWKATKEIHHNVDPADHSEDFFATSAAAVSFGASIGQILLLDLVFSVDSIITAVGMTPHLPIMVVAVVVAVAVMLLAATPLANFIERNPTIVMLALAFLLMIGTTLIAEGMGFHVPKGYVYAAMAFSALVEVLNMFSRNARLRKKAEAQTLH, encoded by the coding sequence ATGGACAGCATTCTTGTCCTGATGCAGAGCCCTGAAGCCTGGATTGCCCTTGTGACGCTGATCGTCATGGAGGTCGTGCTCGGCATCGACAACCTGATCTTCATCTCGATTCTGACAAACAAGCTGCCGCCGGAAAATCGCGTAGCCGCCCGCCGTATCGGCATCGGGCTGGCACTGGTCATGCGGCTGGCATTGCTCGGCACGATCGCCTGGATCGTCAAGCTGACGACGCCTGTGTTCGAGGCCTTCGGCCACGGCTTCTCCTGGAAGGACATGATCCTGATCGCCGGCGGTCTGTTCCTCGTCTGGAAGGCGACGAAGGAGATCCACCACAATGTCGATCCCGCCGATCACAGCGAGGACTTCTTTGCCACCAGCGCGGCAGCCGTCTCGTTCGGCGCGTCGATCGGCCAGATCCTGCTGCTCGACCTCGTCTTTTCCGTCGACAGCATCATCACCGCCGTCGGCATGACGCCGCACCTGCCGATCATGGTCGTCGCCGTCGTCGTCGCGGTCGCGGTGATGCTGCTGGCAGCTACCCCGCTTGCCAACTTCATCGAGAGGAACCCGACCATCGTCATGCTGGCGCTCGCCTTCCTCTTGATGATCGGCACGACGCTGATCGCCGAAGGCATGGGCTTCCATGTTCCCAAGGGCTACGTCTACGCCGCCATGGCGTTTTCGGCGCTGGTCGAAGTGCTCAACATGTTCTCGCGCAATGCACGGCTGCGGAAGAAGGCTGAAGCTCAGACGCTGCATTGA
- a CDS encoding PhzF family phenazine biosynthesis protein has translation MKLPFYTLDVFTRTRFGGNPLAVVLDADGLTGEEMQAIAREFNYSETTFVLRPRDERHTAHVRIFTPTVEVPFAGHPNVGTAYALATIQGAEPAEELVFEEAAGLVRARILRTQGSVDAVQLTAPQTLSVGRSFAPASVAACLSLAVEDIAISVHQPCIASVGLPFLVVEIATRAALKRAKADPAAFSAILPADGADAIYLYCRQLQEEDGAVDFTARMFAPFDGLPEDPATGSATAATCALLARLEKNAPQRFEVAQGIDMGRPSLLSVEVDNDATVRIGGTCVPVMSGMLSV, from the coding sequence ATGAAGCTGCCCTTTTACACGCTCGATGTCTTCACCCGAACCCGCTTCGGCGGCAATCCGCTCGCCGTCGTGCTTGATGCCGATGGGTTGACGGGCGAAGAGATGCAGGCGATCGCCCGCGAATTCAATTATTCCGAAACGACGTTCGTGCTGCGCCCGAGGGACGAGCGGCACACGGCGCATGTGCGCATTTTCACGCCCACGGTGGAAGTACCGTTTGCCGGGCACCCCAATGTCGGAACGGCCTATGCGCTGGCAACCATCCAGGGCGCCGAGCCGGCAGAAGAACTCGTTTTCGAGGAAGCGGCCGGGCTCGTGCGGGCGCGAATCCTGCGCACGCAAGGCAGCGTCGATGCGGTGCAGCTCACGGCGCCACAGACGCTTTCCGTGGGGCGCAGTTTTGCACCGGCGAGCGTTGCCGCGTGCCTGTCGCTTGCGGTGGAGGATATCGCAATCAGCGTGCACCAGCCCTGCATCGCCTCGGTCGGCCTGCCCTTCCTCGTCGTCGAAATCGCGACGCGGGCAGCCTTAAAGCGCGCCAAGGCCGACCCAGCGGCGTTTTCCGCAATCCTGCCGGCAGACGGGGCCGACGCGATCTATCTTTATTGCCGTCAATTGCAGGAAGAGGACGGCGCGGTCGATTTCACCGCCCGCATGTTCGCGCCTTTCGACGGCCTGCCGGAAGACCCGGCGACCGGCAGCGCCACCGCGGCGACCTGCGCTCTCCTCGCAAGGCTCGAGAAGAATGCACCGCAGCGCTTCGAGGTTGCTCAGGGCATCGACATGGGGCGGCCGAGCCTCCTCTCCGTCGAGGTCGACAACGATGCGACCGTGCGGATCGGCGGCACCTGCGTGCCGGTGATGAGCGGGATGCTGAGCGTATAG
- a CDS encoding metallophosphoesterase, producing MPFHPTRRHVLSGAAGLGLSLVLPRASLFAQNPWPATDATFIFAADVHACLVTADTLSPHCEEEGKTDANLVRHVRAINAIEKKDWPRAIDGIDTGLENAGKPIGHPLGVILGGDMTNDGGGQLKVPGVGWQLQQFASRYRQGPGLDQVNYPVYAGLGNHDLDQNGVPPHIDFYRREMRDYVELNHRMSVFYKPPVPVTNFHVPSDNYSWDWGGLHLVQLQRFGGDATKGAVSGLTWLQQDLASYAADGRPVILFQHYGWDPFSIERWDPSAMTFDDQGTGAPHWWTDKDRQAMLDTLKGYNVIGIFHGHEHEVPLIYRRQGIDLFKPIAAYMGGLAIARVTNQLFEVVLARAYGDRGDIVFTHAFSKPLG from the coding sequence ATGCCTTTTCATCCCACGCGCCGTCATGTTCTGAGCGGGGCCGCTGGTCTCGGTCTCTCTCTTGTCTTGCCGCGCGCATCGCTTTTCGCGCAGAACCCGTGGCCGGCGACCGACGCCACGTTCATCTTCGCCGCCGACGTGCATGCCTGCCTGGTGACAGCCGACACGCTCAGCCCGCATTGCGAAGAGGAGGGCAAGACCGACGCCAATCTGGTGCGCCATGTCCGCGCCATCAACGCCATCGAGAAGAAGGATTGGCCTCGCGCCATCGACGGCATCGACACCGGGCTTGAGAATGCCGGCAAGCCGATCGGCCACCCGCTCGGCGTCATTCTCGGCGGCGACATGACCAATGACGGTGGCGGCCAGTTGAAGGTTCCGGGCGTGGGCTGGCAGCTGCAGCAATTCGCCAGCCGCTATCGGCAAGGCCCCGGCCTCGATCAGGTGAACTATCCCGTCTATGCCGGCCTTGGCAATCACGACCTCGATCAGAATGGCGTGCCGCCGCATATCGACTTCTACCGCCGGGAAATGCGCGACTATGTGGAGCTGAACCATCGCATGTCGGTGTTCTACAAGCCGCCCGTGCCGGTGACCAATTTCCACGTTCCCTCCGACAACTACTCCTGGGACTGGGGCGGCCTGCATCTGGTGCAACTGCAACGCTTCGGCGGCGACGCGACCAAGGGGGCCGTCAGCGGCCTGACTTGGCTTCAACAGGATCTGGCCTCCTATGCCGCCGATGGCCGTCCCGTCATTCTCTTCCAGCATTATGGCTGGGACCCGTTCTCAATCGAGCGCTGGGATCCTTCGGCGATGACCTTCGATGATCAGGGCACCGGCGCACCGCACTGGTGGACCGACAAGGATCGTCAGGCCATGCTCGACACGCTGAAGGGCTACAACGTGATCGGCATCTTCCACGGCCACGAGCACGAAGTTCCGCTGATCTACCGCCGCCAGGGCATCGACCTGTTCAAGCCGATCGCCGCCTACATGGGCGGCCTCGCCATCGCCCGCGTAACGAACCAATTGTTCGAGGTGGTCCTGGCCAGAGCCTATGGCGACCGCGGCGACATCGTCTTCACGCATGCGTTCAGCAAGCCGTTAGGTTGA
- a CDS encoding HlyD family secretion protein — MSVSKTSSNAKVRPVDDDFVADAQPVAEAPSAPAPLEAAPAAAPAGKVGGKRRVVPVLIMALLAGGGWYGYEWFTNGRFMVSTDDAYIEGDIATISPKVTGYVAKVHVAANQAVKAGDVLVTLDDGDYANALAQTKAQIGTAELSLHRIDAQIDGAKASLAQAEAQKTALQAAVRGAEINQGRASTLQSKAVGTAADLDTANVALDQARANLAGGEATIVSAKANVALLEAQRKETEGTIRTLELQRDKAARDLSFTALKAPYDGVVGNRAVQVGDLVSPGQRLMALVPTRELYIEANFKETQIEHLVPGSKVGVHVDAYDDDPIVGTVESISPASGSVFSLLPPENATGNFTKVIQRVPVRIALPKEALDSGRLRAGLSVVVDVDTRTAPEAGAAAAK; from the coding sequence ATGTCAGTCTCTAAGACTTCGAGCAATGCCAAGGTTCGTCCGGTCGATGACGATTTCGTCGCAGACGCGCAGCCGGTGGCCGAGGCGCCTTCGGCGCCCGCACCCCTTGAAGCGGCGCCTGCGGCGGCACCCGCTGGGAAGGTTGGCGGCAAGCGCCGCGTCGTGCCCGTCCTGATCATGGCGCTTCTCGCTGGCGGCGGCTGGTACGGCTACGAATGGTTTACGAACGGCCGTTTTATGGTTTCCACCGATGACGCCTACATCGAGGGTGACATTGCGACGATATCACCGAAGGTGACCGGCTATGTCGCCAAAGTGCATGTTGCCGCGAACCAGGCAGTCAAGGCAGGCGATGTGCTGGTGACGCTGGATGACGGCGACTATGCAAACGCGCTGGCGCAGACGAAGGCCCAGATCGGCACGGCCGAGCTCTCGCTGCATCGTATCGATGCCCAGATCGACGGCGCCAAGGCCAGCCTTGCCCAGGCGGAAGCGCAGAAGACGGCCCTTCAGGCAGCCGTGCGCGGTGCCGAGATCAACCAGGGCCGTGCAAGCACGCTGCAGTCCAAGGCCGTAGGCACGGCCGCCGATCTCGATACCGCCAATGTCGCACTCGACCAGGCACGAGCCAATCTTGCGGGCGGCGAGGCGACGATCGTTTCTGCCAAGGCCAACGTCGCGCTCCTTGAAGCGCAGCGCAAGGAAACCGAAGGTACGATCCGTACGCTGGAGCTCCAGCGCGACAAGGCCGCGCGCGACCTTTCTTTCACAGCGCTGAAGGCGCCCTATGACGGTGTGGTCGGCAATCGCGCGGTTCAGGTCGGCGATCTCGTATCGCCGGGCCAGCGGCTGATGGCGCTGGTGCCGACGCGCGAACTCTATATCGAGGCGAATTTCAAAGAGACGCAGATCGAGCATCTGGTTCCCGGCTCCAAGGTCGGCGTTCATGTCGATGCCTATGACGACGACCCGATTGTCGGCACGGTGGAATCGATCTCTCCGGCATCTGGTTCGGTCTTCTCGCTGCTGCCGCCGGAAAACGCGACTGGCAATTTCACCAAGGTTATCCAGCGCGTGCCTGTGCGCATCGCGTTGCCCAAGGAAGCGCTCGACAGCGGACGTCTCAGGGCGGGCCTGAGCGTTGTCGTCGATGTCGATACCCGCACGGCACCCGAGGCAGGCGCCGCAGCGGCAAAGTGA
- a CDS encoding SLC13 family permease, which translates to MTTQQILAFSVIVLMMAGFIWDRVRYDIVACLALLVSIAVGIVPYDKAFSGFSDDIVIIVGSALVVSAGVARSGIINTAVQRFFPSLSSFTPQMALLLISVAVMSAFIKNIGALAIMMPMAFQFSRRSGVAVSRYLMPMAFAALLGGLMTQIGTSPNIVVSRMREEITGNSFTMFDFTPVGGILTVTGGLFLLAFNRLVPLRVNQNPSLDEALDFATYSSDATVTEKSSAVGKLLNAVLKPGEGDIAATAIIRNGRHMAPLPDVTVQVGDTILLEGTPIALDRVTSAAGLELSGKPIKEIPAPGEEIAAIEAVVANDSRLVGLSARRLALFHSYGINLLAVSRQGKRLTERLSEVRLDPGDVLMVQGGMKTLPATLQELGLLPLAQREILLGTRRRAMVPVIILAAAMLASATGAVPVATAFFAAAIAMLLFRVIPLADAYRAVDGPILIMLAALIPVSDTLRTTGGSELIAGWLGSIASGMPAYGALALIVVTAMAVTPFLNNAATVLVMAPIAVSFAAALDYRPEAFLMAVAIGAGCDFLTPIGHQCNTLVFGPGGYRFSDYPRLGLPLSLLIIVVSVPSLLYVWPVR; encoded by the coding sequence ATGACGACACAGCAGATCCTGGCGTTTTCGGTGATCGTCTTAATGATGGCCGGCTTCATCTGGGATCGGGTGCGCTACGACATCGTCGCTTGTCTCGCCCTCCTTGTGTCGATCGCCGTCGGAATCGTCCCCTACGACAAGGCCTTTTCGGGTTTCAGCGACGACATCGTCATTATCGTCGGCAGCGCGCTGGTGGTCAGCGCCGGCGTTGCCCGCTCCGGCATCATCAACACGGCCGTACAGCGCTTCTTTCCGAGCCTGTCCTCCTTCACACCGCAGATGGCGCTGCTCTTGATCTCAGTTGCGGTCATGTCGGCCTTCATCAAGAACATCGGTGCGCTCGCCATCATGATGCCAATGGCCTTCCAATTCTCCCGACGGTCCGGCGTGGCTGTATCCCGCTACCTCATGCCGATGGCTTTTGCCGCACTTCTCGGCGGGCTGATGACGCAGATCGGTACCTCGCCGAACATCGTCGTCTCGCGCATGCGCGAGGAAATCACCGGCAACAGCTTCACCATGTTCGATTTCACCCCCGTCGGCGGCATTCTGACCGTCACCGGCGGCCTTTTCCTCCTCGCCTTCAATCGCCTCGTGCCGCTGCGGGTCAACCAGAATCCGTCGCTTGACGAAGCACTCGACTTCGCCACCTATTCCTCCGACGCCACCGTGACGGAGAAATCCAGCGCGGTCGGCAAGTTGCTGAACGCCGTCCTCAAGCCCGGCGAAGGCGACATCGCCGCCACGGCGATCATCCGCAATGGTCGCCACATGGCGCCGCTGCCGGACGTGACCGTTCAGGTCGGCGACACGATCCTGCTGGAAGGAACGCCGATCGCGCTCGATCGGGTCACGTCAGCCGCGGGCCTCGAACTTTCGGGCAAGCCGATCAAGGAGATACCGGCACCTGGCGAGGAGATCGCAGCCATCGAGGCGGTCGTCGCAAACGACTCCCGCCTGGTCGGACTGTCGGCCCGGCGGCTGGCACTGTTCCACAGCTATGGCATCAACCTGCTCGCCGTCAGCCGGCAGGGAAAGCGGCTGACGGAGCGTCTGAGCGAGGTGAGGCTCGACCCCGGCGACGTGTTGATGGTGCAGGGCGGAATGAAAACGCTGCCCGCTACCCTGCAGGAACTGGGCCTTCTGCCGCTGGCCCAGCGCGAAATCCTGCTCGGCACAAGGCGGCGCGCGATGGTGCCGGTCATCATCCTGGCCGCGGCCATGCTCGCGAGCGCGACGGGAGCGGTGCCGGTCGCGACCGCTTTCTTCGCCGCCGCGATCGCCATGCTGCTTTTCCGCGTGATCCCGCTTGCTGACGCTTACCGGGCGGTAGACGGGCCGATCCTCATCATGCTCGCAGCCCTCATCCCCGTCTCGGACACGCTGAGGACCACCGGCGGCAGCGAACTGATCGCCGGCTGGCTTGGCAGCATCGCCTCGGGCATGCCGGCCTACGGTGCACTCGCGCTGATTGTCGTGACCGCGATGGCCGTGACCCCGTTCCTCAACAATGCCGCCACCGTGCTGGTGATGGCGCCGATCGCCGTCAGCTTCGCCGCAGCACTCGACTACCGGCCGGAAGCCTTTTTGATGGCAGTGGCCATAGGCGCCGGCTGCGATTTCCTCACCCCGATCGGGCATCAATGCAATACGCTCGTCTTCGGTCCGGGCGGCTATCGCTTCAGTGACTACCCGCGCCTCGGCCTGCCGCTGTCGCTACTGATCATCGTCGTCAGCGTACCGTCCCTGCTCTACGTCTGGCCCGTACGCTAG
- a CDS encoding DHA2 family efflux MFS transporter permease subunit translates to MDPKRLIAFFAMVVGMFMAILDIQVVSASLSEIQAGLSAGSDEIAWVQTSYLIAEVIMIPLSGTLARIISTRYLFTISAAGFTLASILCATATNIEQMIVYRAIQGFIGGGMIPSVFAAAFTIFPPSKRPIVSPIIGLIATLAPTIGPTVGGYLSHAFSWHWLFLINVIPGIIVTILAWNFIDFDRPQLSLMKKFDWWGLLAMAVFLGSLEYVLEEGNAKDWFNDEHIVMGTVASVTGAIFFFYRAFKVEFPVVDLRAFSNRNFAFGSMFSFIMGIGLYGLTYLYPVYLSHIRGYDSLMIGETMFVSGLAMFFTAPVAGMLSSRLDPRVLMAIGFISFGTGTYIMTGLTADWDFYELFIPQILRGVGLMLCMVPINNIALGTLPPARIPNASGLYNLTRNLGGAVGLAVINSMLTTRQDVHFMRLREHIDWGNPAAVEQLKNMTANYSAHGLDGATVAIKQMVGLVQRQAMIMSFSDVFLCLTLLFAGMLACVVMIKKPEARAGGGGGGH, encoded by the coding sequence ATGGACCCGAAGCGGCTGATCGCCTTCTTCGCCATGGTGGTTGGCATGTTCATGGCGATCCTCGACATCCAGGTCGTGTCGGCCTCGCTTTCCGAGATCCAGGCGGGCCTGAGCGCCGGCTCGGACGAGATCGCCTGGGTGCAGACGTCCTATCTGATCGCCGAAGTGATCATGATCCCGCTTTCGGGCACGCTCGCCCGGATCATCTCCACCCGCTACCTGTTCACCATTTCGGCTGCCGGCTTCACGCTTGCCAGCATTCTTTGCGCGACCGCGACGAACATCGAGCAGATGATCGTTTACCGCGCGATTCAGGGGTTTATTGGCGGCGGCATGATCCCGTCCGTCTTCGCAGCCGCCTTCACCATCTTCCCGCCGTCGAAGCGTCCGATCGTCAGCCCGATCATCGGCCTGATCGCGACGCTCGCGCCCACCATCGGCCCGACTGTCGGCGGCTATCTCAGCCATGCCTTCTCCTGGCACTGGCTGTTTCTGATCAACGTCATCCCCGGCATCATCGTCACCATCCTCGCGTGGAACTTCATCGATTTCGACAGGCCGCAGCTGTCGCTGATGAAGAAATTCGACTGGTGGGGCCTTCTCGCCATGGCCGTCTTCCTGGGATCGCTCGAATACGTGCTCGAAGAGGGCAATGCCAAGGATTGGTTCAATGACGAGCACATCGTCATGGGCACTGTCGCCTCGGTCACCGGCGCGATCTTCTTCTTCTACCGTGCCTTCAAGGTCGAGTTTCCAGTGGTGGACCTGCGGGCCTTCTCCAACCGGAACTTCGCCTTCGGCTCGATGTTCTCGTTCATCATGGGTATCGGACTTTACGGCCTGACCTATCTTTACCCGGTCTATCTCAGCCATATCCGCGGCTACGATTCCCTGATGATCGGCGAGACGATGTTCGTTTCCGGCCTTGCGATGTTCTTCACCGCGCCGGTTGCCGGCATGCTGTCGAGCAGGCTGGATCCCCGCGTGCTGATGGCGATCGGCTTCATCTCCTTCGGCACCGGAACCTACATCATGACCGGGCTGACGGCGGATTGGGACTTTTACGAACTGTTCATTCCGCAGATCCTGCGCGGCGTCGGGTTGATGCTGTGCATGGTGCCGATCAACAATATCGCGCTCGGCACGCTGCCGCCGGCCCGCATCCCCAATGCCTCCGGCCTTTACAATCTGACGCGAAACCTCGGCGGCGCCGTCGGCCTTGCGGTCATCAACTCGATGCTGACCACACGGCAGGACGTTCACTTCATGCGGCTGCGCGAGCACATCGACTGGGGCAACCCTGCTGCGGTCGAGCAGTTGAAGAACATGACTGCGAACTATTCCGCGCACGGACTCGATGGGGCGACGGTCGCGATCAAGCAGATGGTCGGGCTGGTCCAGCGGCAGGCGATGATCATGTCGTTCAGCGACGTGTTCCTGTGCCTGACCCTGCTGTTCGCCGGCATGCTCGCCTGCGTCGTGATGATCAAGAAGCCCGAGGCCCGCGCAGGCGGTGGTGGCGGCGGGCACTGA